The Culex quinquefasciatus strain JHB chromosome 2, VPISU_Cqui_1.0_pri_paternal, whole genome shotgun sequence genome contains the following window.
TGCTCCCACCGCAATCATCTTCAAATCCTCCGTTGTCACCGGAGTTGAGGCGCAGCGGTCGGGAGCACAAACTTCCAGGCAAGTACGATGATTTCCATGTTTCGCTCAGAGGTTTGCCGCGTCCCAATCCCTTACAGGAGGTCGAACCAACCGATACCAGCGACGACGACGCCAGCGAGGACAAATCGTCGGAGGAATCCGATGACCCGGTCCCGCCGAGTCGCGACATGAGCTGCGTGGTGGCCACAGCCAGGAGTCTGGCAGTCGACGGCGATCCCTTGTCCCACAAGGATGCGCTGTCTCGAGAGGACTCTGCAAGCTGGAAGAAGGCCATGTTCGACGAGTACGAGGCGCTGATGGCGAACGATACCTGGACGCTGACGGAACTACCGAAGGGCAGAAAGGCCATCAAGTGTCGGTGGGTCTTCAAGACCAAGCACGACGCGAGTGGCAATGTAGATCGGCACAAGGCGCGATTGGTTGTGAAAGGATTTTCGCAGCGAAAGGGGGAAGACTATGACGAAACCTACTCGCCAGTCGTACGTCACAGTTCCCTGCGATATCTGTTCGCGCTCTCCGCCAGATATGACTTGTCGATGGACCAGATGGACGCCACAACCGCCTTCCTGCAGAGCGAGTTGGAAGAGGAAATTTTCATGGAGCAGCCACCCTGTTTCGAGGACCCGACCAGACGCAACCTGGTCTGCCGCTTGAACAAAGCGCTCTACGGATTGAAGCAGTCAAGTCGAGTGTGGAACGGAAAGTTGGACGCCGCACTGAAACGTTTTGGCCTGCATTCCTCGAAGTACGACCCGTGCCTGTACAACCGGATCGCCGACGGAAAGATACTGTTCGTTGCAATCTACGTCGACGACGTCGTGATCGTTCCAATGACGAAGGGATGAAGAACGAGATCAAGGCCAAGCTGAGCAGCACATTCCGGATGAAGGACTTGGGACCTGTCAGCAGCTGCCTGGGCATCCGCGTCACCCGCGGACAAGGCTGTGTCGCGCTAGACCAGCAAGCATACATTGAATCGATGCTCACCCGGTTCAACATGCAGAACGCCAAGCCCGTGTCGACACCATCGAACCCGTGCGTGAAGCTGATCAAGGAGATGGCGCCGAAAACGGCGGACGAGGCGGAGAAGATGAAACGAGTTCCCTACCCCGAAGCCGTAGGAAGTCTGATGTACCTGGCCACCTGTACCCGGCCGGACATCATGCACGCAGTGAACCAACTGAGTCGTTTCAACGCAAATCCTGGGCCGAAGCACTGGGAAGCAGTCAAACACCTGTTCCGGTACCTACGAGGCACGTGCGGGTTGAAGCTGCGTTACAGGAAGCACGGCAACACAGAGCTAGTCGGGTACGCCGACGCAAGCTGGGCATCGGATTTGGACGACCGGAAGTCAACAAGTGGCTACATCTTCATGCTGCAAGGAGGTGCAGTTGCTTGGAGCTGCAAACGACAGCCGACTGTCGCGCTGTCAACCTGTGAAGCCGAGTATATGGCTCTGGCTGCAACTGTTCAGGAAGCTTCGTGGTGGCACGGATTGTTGGCTCAACTGGGACGAAAGCAACCGATCGAGCTACGCTGCGATAACCAAAGCGCCATCTGCATCGCCAAGAATGGAGGTTACACGTACCAAGCATATCGACATTCGTCACCATTATATCCGTGACGCCCTCGACAAGAAGATCGTGCAGCTGACCTACGTCAGCACGGACGAGCAGACGGCGGACGGCCTGACAAAGTCTCTGGAACGGATCAAGCTGGAGCGCAACCGATCAGCGATGGGGATCAGCGGATCAGCTTAAGGAGGTGTGTTGGAGATTTAAGCTGTCCACTTGTCTGTGGTAGATTAGTAAACAAGAAGAAATGAGTAAACGCCCTTTAGCGTGTAGCTCAACTCCTGTCAGATATTTTCACTCTGCTGTAACCACTCTCGAATATAACTTTGACAAACGTACACGCGGTTTTTATTTNNNNNNNNNNNNNTGTCATAATAGTCCACGAGAGTCCCCATAAATCGGCGGTTAAAACTAAGGACCGGTATTGTCGGGAATGTGACAAACTAAGAGCTGATCcacaaaatttgtgaaaagcAACAGATGGAAGCAGTTCGTTGAGtggagaaaattaaattttaaagtttattttttctaagGCTTACGGTACAAAATATGCCCTCTGAAGGCATGAGAAGGATGATCACGGATAAACTTAATTACATTCCTCGCATGGTTGGGCCATTTCCGCAAGCAGTTCTTCACCCTCATCCAGAGAACTCGACCCATCTTCGAGCTCTTCCTTTACAAGAGTTTCCGACTGGCTGGTTGGCTCGTCCTGCCTTGCATCATTTGATCCACCCAAATCCGGACTCGACACCTTGTGCACGAGTCGCAGATGTCGTGTCAGATCGCAATTAACTGGAAAAGACTGCAAACCAATTGTTggaaaagaatttttcaaaccacAAATCTCTACTCACTTTTGGACAGTGACTGCAGTGAAAGTTTGGTGGCCTGTGCCGCTTCAGATGCTTGGTGAATTGTACTTTCGCTTGGAACACCTTATCACAGACAGTGCAGTGAAACTCGACGTCCTTCTTCGGCTCTACCATCTTCTTGTGAGGAGCACTTTTCTTGTGGAGAACCAAGGCGAAGTGATTGCTGAAggactgaaaataaaaatgcaatcaGCACCATTCTAacttacacacacacaaacacacatactTTCCCACAAGGAATACACTTAAAACGTCCTTCTTCGACGCTTTTGTGCTTCCTCTTATGATTGTCACAATTCTGTCTCGTTTTGAAGGTTTGGTTGCATTGCTCACAGTAACGGGTAGGATCTATCTCACTCTGGTTAACGCGCTCCACCTTCACGGTTGGTGTTTGAATGTTATGATTTAGTTTAAGGTGCCGCGTCAAGTTacaattttctggaaaagtctgcaagtaaatgtttgataaattgagaaattaaaatatttattttattcttttcacCTTGGGACAAAGATGGCACTTGAAGGTGTGCGGTCTGTGCCGCCTCAAATGCTTGTTGTAGATCGTTCTCATTTCAAACACTTTTCCACAAAATTCACAGTGAAACTCTTTCTGCTGATTGGACTCATATTTGTGAGCTTTGATGTGTCTTGCAAGCTCATAAGTATGTTCAAATGCCTGTGAAAAGAAAAACATCAAAAGTATTTAAAACTTATGATTCTTTGGAATGTATTCTGGGAATAACTTACTTCATGACAAATGTTGCAAGCAAATAGGGAACCTTACTCTCCGCTGGGGTCAAATCTTTAACCGTTTCTTCCTCTTGTTCTTCCGGCAGATCCAGCTCATCCTTAATGATCAACTCCTCGTGGACAATCGAATGTTGACCTTCGTCATGTACATCCAGCTCATCCTCAATGATTAACTCTTCCTTTACAACAATCTCATAACATGAGCTAGTTGCAGCCTGTTCAGCCATCGTTTTTGTTTCCTATTTTAGAGAAAAATCaagttaattaaatttatataaatttttacagaaaatcaagctttccaaacacataattttatttcaagataTCTTATTGTACAACTACTTTCAGCTAGTCTGATTCCAGTtaagtaaatatcgtcaaattcATAAGTGCCACGGTGGTCTCCTAACCCATACTAAATTGACAATAACTACATTATTCAAAGGCATTGTGGTTATGTGTTTAACTACTTTggctttttttaataaaagctATATTAAacttactttttaaaattaaagtccGAATCAATGCTACTCCTAGCCTTTATTTCCAGgattgttttgtttacctttctgaCAGATCGGCACTGGCTGCGTACATGCTCATACAACATGGCATActaaccaaaaatcatgattttctgagttcatcCTACTTTACAAACGAATTTTTCACTTCAACCcatgtaaccatttttatgtttgtagtacctgaactcaaaaaatcgtatgaaaaagtgggatatcaaactcagaaaatcatgatttttcgttaagGTGTAGCCAATTTATCAGTACACACTTATCCATAATTACTCAGATTCAGATACTCAGAAATTAGTTTGAGAGACATatttcgatgccaacatttcaaaaagcatcatgtacaaaccatccattttgagaaaaacgcatttcttgacatttttttgattaggtcctataaacaaatgtaaacattgagtgtatccctttcacaccatACGTCAATGcccatcggagtaagcgggatacactcaatgtttacatttgtttataggacctaatcaaaaaaagtcTAGATTTGAATGTCaggcatcatttttcaattcccattttaatataaaatcaaaagaagaagttctaatgataacaaacgattaaaaacgttgcttttattgatacttgatcatccatattcaataaaacattatttccgtcattatatttgagaaaaacaaacataaagtctttggaaatcaccaacgtcgatatcaccctgctgtcattgaggggggcgctttgttatgattcgtttttcttcgccgaatgtacatggcgctttttcaAGATGCTTTTTTcatcacgaggttcatgtagtcttttatttgacaggttgacagggctatataaacagggactgcgaatggcagagattttgtttatgttacttattaaaaatcatgattaggccgatgcaaatatttaaaaagttttgtcctcggccctggccgaggtcaagggggcaaaaattaaaaaaataaaaatttaaataacaatccatagtcttcacatttaaatgaaaaaagtgttttaaaatgcattttacactagttcagttgttttgcaatcattagttttcaaaaaatctaagatctgtcaaaaacaaaaattgtatcgaaaaaaagattttgcttcgaaaattttcaaaaatcttaacattttttaataaacccaaacatgctaaaaatgattttaaacgcagaagaatgtattttaatttgatttcagctggctgcacttgaattttcattgaaattttgaagtttattgtaaaaatattttttttgccccctgatttttcgggccaattttgaaggggggggtgacaaaaacttttaaaaatatgtgtaccagcctaaaaaatctcaaaaaaataaaagtaaactccaaaattaaaaaaaaaaaagttatgttgtgagaatttgaaactaaaaaagtcacaaaattataatcaaaaaaaactacaaattcaATAGGTCATAAGTttctgtaattctgtaattctgtaatttcggAATACATTCGTCCGGCTTCAGCTGAAGATTCATGCTGTCCCATGTTGCATGTTCGAGTGTAGACCTACGGAAAACCTTGCCGCGAGGAGAGGTGAGTGAACCTGTACACGAGCCACCTACGACATAATTCCTCGGGCGGCCCAGGTCAACTCGAAGTTACCCCAGGCACCCCCAGTGCAGGACACATTGGGGGTAGAAAGCGGATAGAATAAGCAAAACATCAAAGCAGAGCGCGAGCCATACTTTTAAAGTGGTATCTGCAAAGAAATTTGTATtaacaaaatggtcaaaaatagAAAAGGCGATACTAATTAATACTTCCCTGCGACCTTGGAGGTCTCTCGGTTGGACATATAGCCGTGGACACCAAGCTTGGTAGCAAACCTCGTCAGTCGGTGTGGTATTGATCACAGCTGATGTTAACTTGTCCTGCAGCTGTGTAGCAAGTCAGATGCTCGCTCATTCAGTTTGAaacgaaaagaacaaaagagAACACAAGAAAACATTAGATTCTGATAATGAGTTTTACACAGATATAAAGTGTTATAtaatattaaatatatttataataatattttcactTCACGATTATTTATTGACACTTTATTTAGTTAGCTTTCACTATCACTATCACTTTCACTATTTCTTCGGGTCGTCTAATTTTCGTCGTGTTCCCGCACTTGAAGAATTCCGCATAACTAATCACTGCTGGTTATTAGTGTCATGTCGAACATGTTACTAGTTAACACAACCGTGACACAGAAACAGAACTTCACAAGCACGGGAATTTGCATACGACCTCCCAGTGAATTAATACCGAGCTTTAACTATTTTTTGTACAACTATTACCTAAAATGTCCAAAGCAGCTCAGTAAAACACACTGGGAGCGTTCCACAATTTAGCCCCATCCGGGGGGAGCTTATCCCTTTGTTCCTCGTGTTTGTTTCCTTTGAACAGTAGTCTAGGTAGTCCAACAATGTTCAGCACAAGTTTGAATCGAAAGCAATTGCTTGAACAGCTGAACGGACCAAACTGTTGCTTCCCTTGCTGAACTAACTATGCTACTGTTACTAAGGAAACAAAAGGATAAAGCATCATGATTTGATGTTCTAACAGGTACGTTCAACTAGCCAGCTGCGAGACCCATCAGCCCGGCCGGGAACCAGTCCATATCTGTCGAGTACAGCATACGGTGTGgttcacaaaatatcaaataCAGCAAACACAACACTAAGGCTATACATATGgactagggacctacataggaaatgaaatgttctgggagaaattctaaacacccaaagtcattcaaatttaaggttgaaaaacttgtagtatttttggtgctggcacgtttcttgtaccgaactagcacaaacttaacaaaaacGATCATTTTAGTAAAAACAACAGTGTTACAATGTTTGTAAATGGTATTAATCTCATTTTCtgcccaaaattattttaaattgattctgaccttgttcttgcatggtcttgttgctcgattggaaccccgatttgacagttcgattggaaccctgagagaaacatttcgcctctccatataggctctctaataTGGACTGGCGGGATGGAAGCACGTGGACACCTCCCCCCAAATTCAATAGGTCATAAGTTTctgaaatgaaacaaaattctagatttaaagcattttatttattttgttaaggatttcagcattcaaaactttagaaattgaatttagataatttaaaattatgatttttttctattttttcaaagaattttcgaaagcatttaatttaatttgttaagaagtttttaatttaaaaatcaggaATTGAATTAAGTTAATTTGAAATGTGTGAATTTTCGAATGCAGGATTTCTTTAATCGAacttaagaaattttaatttctgaatttgaaaactatttaattttaaattttatgtttttatttttttgttacaa
Protein-coding sequences here:
- the LOC119767303 gene encoding oocyte zinc finger protein XlCOF19-like, whose translation is MDQKMPGDEPEFETEVIVKQELILDDDELVPLEGEDEIPPPKCPLNVFKYRCKVCDISFANKNQRKSHVRTHHKPSIFTCAICPKTFPENCNLTRHLKLNHNIQTPTVKVERVNQSEIDPTRYCEQCNQTFKTRQNCDNHKRKHKSVEEGRFKCIPCGKSFSNHFALVLHKKSAPHKKMVEPKKDVEFHCTVCDKVFQAKVQFTKHLKRHRPPNFHCSHCPKSFPVNCDLTRHLRLVHKVSSPDLGGSNDARQDEPTSQSETLVKEELEDGSSSLDEGEELLAEMAQPCEECN